From the Streptomyces sp. NBC_00390 genome, the window CGCACCTCGTGTGACATCACTCCACACGTGGTGAATGCCACACACTCGGTGACCGGTCTGCGGCGTCCGTCTTCCGGCTCCCCGCACGCTCCCGGCTCCCTCCACGGACGGCAGTCGTGCTCGAGCGCTGCTCCTCCCCCGTCGTCGGCCGGTCAGCTCGAGGCCGCGAGAGCCGTCTCGAAGACCGCGTAGGCGGCCTCGTCGAACAGCACGAACCTCACCTCCCGAACGGGCGCGGACCCCGCCTCACGAACCGTGCGGATCGCGATGCGTGCGCCGTCGTCCATCGGCCAGCCGTAAATACCCGTCGAGATGGCCGGAAACGCCACGGTCCCGGCCCCCAACTCGGCGGCCACGCGCAGCGATTCGCGGTAGCAGGAGGCCAGCAGCTCGGACCGGTCCTCCTCACGGGACCAGACAGGGCCGACGGTGTGGATCACATGGCCGGCATCGAGCCGGCCTGCGGTGGTGGCGACCGCCTGTCCGGTGGGCAGGCCCTTGCCGTACCGGGAGGCGCGCAGGGCCCGGCACTCCTCCAGGATCGCCGGGCCACCCTTGCGGTGGATGGCACCGTCGACGCCTCCGCCGCCGAGGAGGGAGGAGTTGGCGGCGTTGACGATGGCGTCGGCGTGCTGCTGGGTGATGTCGCCGTGGACAAGGGTGATGGCCGGCCGCTGCTGTGTCATGGAGATCATGATGCCGCCGGCCGGCGGCCGGGGCACGCACTTATGTCCCGGCCAGGACGCCGGGGCGAGGGAACACGGCCGGTCTGCGGTAGGTCCCGGGACCGGTGGCCGGCATCGGAAAGAAGACCGTGGGCGCACCGCCCCCGGGTCCTGAGGGCGCGCGCTCAGCACAGCCGGCCGGCGCCCGCACGGTGACCCACGACACCGGGCACGGCCTTGGGGTGGTCGACCCGGGTCCGCAACGTCGGTGTCCAGCCGGCCCCGGACTGCAGTGTCTCCTCGGACAGTTCCGCGTTGTGGACGGACTGATGCACCATCACCATCGAGACGCCGGTGGCCCGGGCGTGCTGTGCGGAGGCGGCGGTGGTCGGCACATCGAGGCCCCTCCCGACCAGGCCGGCCGCACGGCAGCGGCGTCCGGCGGACGCCACACAAGGGTTCACGCAGGGCGCCGGCACCGGGCGTGAACCCCCGGGCCGTACGCACGTGTCCGTCCGGGTTAGCCTCTGTGAAGGATCTGCCGACGGGGGCGTCCGCACCGGATGAAGGAGCAGCACCACATGAGTAAGGAAACGGCCGGCAAGGGTGGCGACGGACCGCTGCCGTATCTGCCCCTCCCGCCGGGCGCCCGGGGGCCTTTGGACCCGCCACTGCTGGGCGCCGCCCCGCCAGGCATCGGGCCCAGGCTGGCCATCGCGGAGGGCGTGCTCAAGAAGGCGGCCGGTGTCGCCGACGAGGTGTTCGACGCCTTCCACGGCCCCGTCACGGCCGTGCACACCCCGGCCACCAAGGCCGCGCGTGAGCTGGCGGGATGGGACAGCAGCGAGGCGCTGAAGACGTCGCTGAAGAACTGGGAACAGCAGGTCAAGGCCGCCGAGGGGTGGCTCACACGGATCGCGGAGAGTCTGCGCGGCGCTTCCCACACGTACACGGGTACGGACCAGGGGATCGAGCAGCAGTTCAGCGCACTGCGAGGGCTGAAGTAATGCCCGCCTTCTACCGCGAACTGCTCGACACCGACTTCTCCGTACTGGACGATCTCGCGGACAAGTGGCGCGAGGCACACACCAAGACGGAGAAGTTGCCGAAGCGAATGACCGACGAGGTGCTGGGGCCCCTGCGGGACAAGGGGTACTGGGAAGGTGCGGCAGCCCCGTTCGCCTGGACCCTGATCGACGACATCGCGCGTCAGCTGACGGCGGCCACCAAGGTGGCCGAAGCGCTGTCCGGTGTCCTCGACGACGCCGTCGCCGACCTCAAGATCATTCGGCGCGATCTCCAGGACGCCGTGCAGCGGGCGCTCGACAAGGGGCTGGCCGTGGACCACGCGGGCACGGTCTCCGGGTACATCACCGCGGAGCACTACATCCCGATGGGCCAGCGCACCCAGAGCCCCTACTACGTCGAGGCCGCCCAGAAGGAGATAGTCGGGATCTGCCGCCGGGGTATCACCGCGGACCAGAATCTCTCCATGACGCTGATGTCCGACGTGGGGATCGGCGCCTGGTTCAACAGCAAGCCGCAGCACGACTCGATCGACTCCACGAACCGGATCAGCGCCGACGAGTACAACGCCTACCAGCGCGTCCTCGACGGCAAGGATCCCTATCCGGACCGCAAGGACGACAGCCCGTACGACCTGGGCCTGGACTATGCGACCGGCCTGGGGCCCCGGCATCAGGACTTCACCAACGGCGACAAGATGGTCGAACTGCTCCAGTCCATGGAGAGCATGAAGGACATCCGGCGGCAGACGGTGGAGCAGTGGGAGGCGACAGGCAGCACAACGGGGGACGCGGCCTTCTCCATCTCCGAAATGGGGAAGGCCGGCGCGGCCAAGAAACTCATCACCGAGGACCTGCCGGCCATCGTCACCGGCGATCCCAAGCACCTCGGTGAGGCCTTCATGGGCTCGTACAACGTCAAGTACGAGGTCCAGGGCACCGACCCGGACGGGTCCCTGGTGGTGCAGTACACCCTGGACAACACCACCAGTTCCGAGTCGGCACTCCACTTCATCGGCTACTACGACTGGCTGAAGTACGCGGAGATCGCCGACGGCCCGGTGACGAGCGCCGTGCACCAGACGGTCACATGGACCGAGCGCATCCCCGGGAAGAACCAGTGAGCGCCGCGCGCACCGGCAGCCGGACGAGGCCGTCCGCCCCGGCCCTCGGGCTGGTCGCCGTCGCCGCGGTCCTCTCGCTGTCCACAGGATGCTCCACCGACACGGCCGGGTGCGGACCGGCCCCCTCGGCGGAGGTCAGTCAGGCCGATCTGTACGGGAGTTACACCGGCCCGCACGGAGCACGCCTCGACCTGACCGCTGACGGCGGCACGTCGGTCAGGTTCTCCGTGAAGCACTGGCCCAAGGAGGACGACCCCGAGATCCTGACGGAGGACGGCCCCTCGTTCGACGGCGGCGGGGTCTGGAAGCTGCTGAACCCCCCGGGAGAGAACGGCGAGATCGGGCTCACCTTCGACGACCTCGACACCAGCGCCCGCGGCGCGACGGTCACCGGACTCCAGGTCGGCAAGGAGGACGGGCACACCGTGCTCTTCGCACGGCTCGGGGACCCGGATGTGTGCCGGGTCTACAAACTGACCTCGTGAACGCCGATGGACGCTTCCTATACTGATCGGATGATCACCGTTCCGCTCGGCGCGCTCGAAGTGGCCATGGTCCAAACGGGCGCTCGACCCGCCGACACGTTACGAGACACCACCGAGTTCGTCCGCCGCCTGGAGGACCTCGGTTACCTGCGGCTGTGGTACGCCGAGCATCACCACTCTCCGGCCATCGGAGCGTTCCCACCCGTCGTCCTGACCGCCCACGCTGCCGCGTTGACGTCGTCGATCCGTGTCGGATCCGGGGGCGTTCTCGCTCCGAACCACGCGCCGATCATGCTGGCGGAGCAGTTCGGCACGCTGGCCGCACTGCACGCGGGCCGTATCGACCTGGGAATCGGCCGTGGCCCGGGTACCTTCGACGAGTCGACGGCGCGGGCGCTGCGGCGTGGGGCAGGACCGACAACGGACGACGAGTACCGAAGCGATGTGTCAGCGACTCTGCGTTTCCTGGTGGACGAGGTCGCGCTCGGCCCGTTCCCGGAGCCATGGCTGCTGTCCTCGAGCACGGCCGGTGCCGGGCTCGCTGCGGAACTTGGCCTGCCGATCGCCTTCGCCCATCACATTCGTCCTGACAACACCCTCCCTGCGCTCAATCACTACCGGAAGCATTTTTCTCCCTCCCGCTGGTGCGACCGCCCCCGTGTGCTGCTCTGCGTGGAAACGGTATGCGCCGAGACGCAGAAGGAGGCGGCGTGGCTCGCGGGCCCGATGGACGTCGTCAAGGCCGGGCTCCTCAAGGGACGGGGCGACATCCCCTTCCCCACTCCCGAAGAGGCAGCCAGCCACTCGTTCGCCACTGAAGACGTGCAGGCGCTGGCGAGCTTCCGCGCCCAGCAGGCACACGGCTCACCCGGGACCGTTACGAAGCGGCTGATGGACCTGGTGGCCGTGACCGGTGCGGACGAACTCATGCTGGTGACGCCCGTCTACGCGTTGTCCGACCGCTTGAGGTCGTACGAACTCGTCAAGCAGCACATCATGATGGCGGCGGCGTCGTAACCGCCCGCACCACGGACAGTCAGATGCGCGTCGATCAGCCCGCCCATAACCTCACTCGATGACCAGCTTTGAAACGCATCGTCGGCGCGTCCGTGACACGAGTCTTTCGGTGCGGGCCCGGCATGCCGCTTTCCGCACGTGCGTGGTGAGCTTCAGTCCGTACGGCTTCCGAGCGACCTACCATCACCTGTGCCGCAGCGCCCGGGTCCCGGTCGACCTGGGAACCGACCCGGCATCGTTGGTCCGCGCGGTCGAGGAGCTCCATGCGGCGCGCCGGCTCTGGCTGGCGGATGAGGCCGCGTTCGTAGCGCGCCGACGACGAGAGAAGGCTGAGGGACATCGCCGTCCCAAGGCGGACGGCAGCTGGCGAGACCTGGGGCGCGGTTCAGAAGGCGGCCTCGCCTACTGCCCCAACCCTGAGCACCACCCCGCTGAGCCACTCCCGACCGTGATGGAGCGCATCCTGCGTTCCGGCGTCCCGACTGAGGCGGCGTCCGGGACGTGCCGGGTATGCGGGAGCGACGCAGGGACGACTCGCTGGCGCAGCGGATACCACCTGTACCAGCTGTGCGCACGATGCGGCGTGAGCGCCGGCTCACAGCCGACTGAGACCGACCGGGCTGTTCTTGCCGCCAGGGCCGAGCGTTGGAAGGAGATCTGGAGGCGCACAGCCTGAGTCTGACGCCGCAGGCTGATCCTCGAAGATCGCCCGGGACAGGGCCTAGCGTGCGCGCAGTCTGCGCCACACCGCCTTCGCGGCATGGTGGCCCGACATGCCGTGCACACCCGGGCCCGGCGGGGTCGCCGACGAGCACAGGAAGACGGCCGGGTGAGCGGTCGCGTACGGAACCCGGGCGAGTTTGGGGCGCAGCACCGTCTGCAGACCGGCGAAGGCGCCGCAGGCGATGTCGCCGCCCACGTAATTGGCGTTGCGAGCGGCCAGTTGAGGCGGTCCGGCGACCGCCCGGGCCAGCACCAGGTCGCGGAACCCCGGCGCGAAGCGCTCCAGTTGGCGCTCGATGACCTCGGTGGCGTCGCCGTCCCAGCCCGACGGCACATGGCCGTACGCCCACAGCACGTGCTTGCCGGCCGGTGCCCTGGTCGGGTCGAGCAGACTGGGCTGGGCGGTGATCAGGAAGGGGACGTCGGGGTCGCGGCCGGTGACCGCCGCGTCGAGCGCCGCCTCGATCTCGTCCGCGGTGGCTCCGATGTGCACCGTCCCCGCCGTGCGGGCCTCCTTCGAGGTCCAGGGCATGGGCCCCGACAGGGCGTAGTCGACCTTGAACGCGGACGGGCCGTAGCGGTAGTGCCCGTACGCATCGCCCAGCCCTGCGATCCGGGCGAGTGCGGCGGGCGAGGTGTCGAAGACGTACGCGCGGGCCGGGGGCAGCTCGTCCAGGCGCTTCACCGGTGTGTTCGTGTGGATCACTCCGCCCTGTTCGCGCAGACAGGCGGCCAGGGCATCACTGATCGCCTGCGATCCGCCGCGCGGCACGGGCCAGCCCACCTCATGCGCGGCAAGGGCGAACATCAGGGCGATGCCGCCGGTGGCGAGGCCGCCGGTGGGTGCGATGGCATGGGCGGCGAGGCCTGTGAGCAGGGCGCGGGCCCGCTCGCCGGTGAACCGGCGCGTGAGCCAGGTCGCAGGCTGCAGCGCGGTCAGTCCGAAGCGGACCATGCGGTACGGATCGCGGGGCAGCCCGTCCCAGGGCGTACGCAGGAAGTCCGCCGCGAGGGTGTCCCAGTGGCCGAGGTAGGGGGCGACGAGCCGTCGGTACGCGCCCGCGTCCCCGGCGCCGAGTGACATGGCGCTCTCGCCGACCGAGCGGCTGAGCACGGCGGCGCTGCCGTCCGGGAACGGGTGGGCGAGGGGCAGTTCGGGGTGGAGCCACTCCAGGCCGTGACGGGCCAGCGGCATCGCCCTGAAGGCCGGCGAGCCGATGCCGAGCGGGTGGACGGCGGAGCACGGGTCGTGGCGGAAGCCGGGGAGGGTCAGCTCCTCGGTCCGCGCGCCACCGCCGACCGTGTCCATGGCCTCGTAGACCGCGACCGAAAAGCCGCGCCTGGCCAGTTCGACCGCGGCGGTCAGTCCGTTGGGTCCCGCCCCCACAACGACGGCATCGAACATCGACGGCACCTTCGGACTCCTTTGTCAGCCGATGGCCAAGAGTCCCAGGATATTCCGCGGCGCCGGCAGCGGGAGGCGGGGTACTGTCCGCCGCGATGAACAACAGGCTGAACAGCGCGTTGCAGGACGCGATCGATGACATGGCGCAACGGCTCACCGAGGTGCGCGGCGTGCGCGCGGTCGCACTCGGCGGCAGCCGGGCGCGAGGGGCGCACCGCCCCGGCTCGGACTGGGATCTGGGCGTCTACTACCGGGGTGAGGTCGATGTCCCGGGGCTTGCCGCGCTGGCGTCGGAGCTGACCGGTGAGCGGGTGGAGGTCGCCGGCCCCGGCGGCTGGGGCCCATGGGTCGACGGCGGCGCGTGGCTGTCGGTCGACGGAGCGGCGGTGGACTGGATCCTGCGGGACCTGGACCGGGTGGAGCGGGTCTGGTCCGAGTGCCGGGCGGGGCGGTACGAGACGGGGGTGCAGGCGGGCCATCCGCTGGGCTTCTGGTCGCCCGCGTACGCCGGGGAGGTGGCCATGTGCCGCGTACTGGCCGACCCGCACGGCGAGTTGACGGTGCTTCGGGAGGCGACGCAACGCTATCCGGAGCCGTTGCGCGAGGCGCTGGTGCGTGCGGCGTGGGAGGCGGAGTTCTCGGTCGCGGCGGCGCGCAAGTCGGCCGGGTCCGGGGATGCGCTGCATGTGGCGCTGTGTCTGTCGCGGGCCTTCGGCGTGCTCGTGCAGTCGCTGCATGCGCACCACCGGGTGTGGTGCCTCAACGAGAAGGGCGCGCTGGCGGCTGCCGCCGCGTTCCCCGGTGTCCCAAAGGACTTCACGGCACGCGTGACGGCTGCCCTCACCGCACTGGACCCGGCCGCGGTGGAGTCGGCGGGCGAGTTGGTCCGTGAGACGAGGGCCCGGCTCACCTGATCCCCGCAGCCTCACCCGATCCACGGGGCGCGGGCAGCCGTCAGGTGAGCAGGTCCCGTATCCGGTGGGCCGTCGCTTCGTCGCGGGCGGCCGTGAAGGGCAGGACATTGCCGCCGCCGATACGGAACAGCTCCCCCGCGAGTGTCAGATGCGCGCCGCCCGCCTCCGTCACCAGCAGCAGGCCGGCGGCGTGGTCCCAGGCGTGCTCCCAGGAGAAGGCGACGCCGTCCAGGTCGCCGCGGGCCACGTCCAGATACTCCAGGCCGGCGGAGCCGCACGGCCGGGCGTGCACCGAGGGCACGGCGAGGCCGAGCAGCGCACGCTTCTGGTCCGGCGTCGTGTAGTCCGGATGGGACATGGCCACTTCGAGCACCGCGCCCGGGATAGGTGAACCCGCCCGTATCGGCGCGCCGTTGAGCATGGCTCCCGCGCCCCGCACCGCCGTCGCCATCTCGTCCAGCACGGGTGCGTACGTCCAGGAGGCGAGCACCTCGCCGCGCACCGCGAGCGCGACCAGGGTGCAGAACGCGGGGTCGCCGTGCACGAACTGGCGGGTGCCGTCCACGGGGTCGACGATCCACACGGGTGCGTCGCCGTGCAGCGCCTCGTACACAGCGGGGTCCGCGTGCACGGCCTCCTCGCCGACCACGACCGAGCCGGGCAGCAGGGCGGTCAGCGAGGCGGTGAGGTGCTCCTCGGCGCTGCGGTCCGCGATCGTCACCAGATCGTGCGGCCCGCTCTTCTCG encodes:
- a CDS encoding nucleotidyltransferase family protein gives rise to the protein MNNRLNSALQDAIDDMAQRLTEVRGVRAVALGGSRARGAHRPGSDWDLGVYYRGEVDVPGLAALASELTGERVEVAGPGGWGPWVDGGAWLSVDGAAVDWILRDLDRVERVWSECRAGRYETGVQAGHPLGFWSPAYAGEVAMCRVLADPHGELTVLREATQRYPEPLREALVRAAWEAEFSVAAARKSAGSGDALHVALCLSRAFGVLVQSLHAHHRVWCLNEKGALAAAAAFPGVPKDFTARVTAALTALDPAAVESAGELVRETRARLT
- a CDS encoding LLM class flavin-dependent oxidoreductase, with product MITVPLGALEVAMVQTGARPADTLRDTTEFVRRLEDLGYLRLWYAEHHHSPAIGAFPPVVLTAHAAALTSSIRVGSGGVLAPNHAPIMLAEQFGTLAALHAGRIDLGIGRGPGTFDESTARALRRGAGPTTDDEYRSDVSATLRFLVDEVALGPFPEPWLLSSSTAGAGLAAELGLPIAFAHHIRPDNTLPALNHYRKHFSPSRWCDRPRVLLCVETVCAETQKEAAWLAGPMDVVKAGLLKGRGDIPFPTPEEAASHSFATEDVQALASFRAQQAHGSPGTVTKRLMDLVAVTGADELMLVTPVYALSDRLRSYELVKQHIMMAAAS
- a CDS encoding phytoene desaturase family protein, with translation MPSMFDAVVVGAGPNGLTAAVELARRGFSVAVYEAMDTVGGGARTEELTLPGFRHDPCSAVHPLGIGSPAFRAMPLARHGLEWLHPELPLAHPFPDGSAAVLSRSVGESAMSLGAGDAGAYRRLVAPYLGHWDTLAADFLRTPWDGLPRDPYRMVRFGLTALQPATWLTRRFTGERARALLTGLAAHAIAPTGGLATGGIALMFALAAHEVGWPVPRGGSQAISDALAACLREQGGVIHTNTPVKRLDELPPARAYVFDTSPAALARIAGLGDAYGHYRYGPSAFKVDYALSGPMPWTSKEARTAGTVHIGATADEIEAALDAAVTGRDPDVPFLITAQPSLLDPTRAPAGKHVLWAYGHVPSGWDGDATEVIERQLERFAPGFRDLVLARAVAGPPQLAARNANYVGGDIACGAFAGLQTVLRPKLARVPYATAHPAVFLCSSATPPGPGVHGMSGHHAAKAVWRRLRAR
- a CDS encoding O-acetyl-ADP-ribose deacetylase, producing the protein MTQQRPAITLVHGDITQQHADAIVNAANSSLLGGGGVDGAIHRKGGPAILEECRALRASRYGKGLPTGQAVATTAGRLDAGHVIHTVGPVWSREEDRSELLASCYRESLRVAAELGAGTVAFPAISTGIYGWPMDDGARIAIRTVREAGSAPVREVRFVLFDEAAYAVFETALAASS
- a CDS encoding inositol monophosphatase family protein, which gives rise to MIDEFLTGDLSDVEEAVRKAAAAEITPRFRQLAAHEIVEKSGPHDLVTIADRSAEEHLTASLTALLPGSVVVGEEAVHADPAVYEALHGDAPVWIVDPVDGTRQFVHGDPAFCTLVALAVRGEVLASWTYAPVLDEMATAVRGAGAMLNGAPIRAGSPIPGAVLEVAMSHPDYTTPDQKRALLGLAVPSVHARPCGSAGLEYLDVARGDLDGVAFSWEHAWDHAAGLLLVTEAGGAHLTLAGELFRIGGGNVLPFTAARDEATAHRIRDLLT